A single window of Sphingobacterium sp. ML3W DNA harbors:
- a CDS encoding helix-turn-helix domain-containing protein: protein MILECTESMVLETLPSTSFSLNYILRGSIYLLQNDGSQIDLPKAVSFGITQRFFHFTFSDFVTLFVVIFNPGFASTITDKPLNEFFEKFIPMDEFFNSKTNLTMLQQLKGQNSHDKMVEVIERFLVNKIASNNLDSIIYDSISEIKKKRGIISIKELVNKLPISRDTFEKRFRHLVGTTPKKYASIVRFRNLFENPVENSRLTDIALDAGYYDQSHFIKDFKSCTGKLPSDCF from the coding sequence ATGATTTTAGAATGTACGGAGAGTATGGTTCTCGAAACACTGCCGAGCACTTCATTTTCGCTCAACTATATTTTGAGAGGAAGTATTTATCTATTACAAAACGATGGTTCACAGATTGATTTGCCTAAGGCGGTTTCTTTCGGTATAACGCAAAGATTCTTTCATTTTACATTTTCTGATTTCGTTACCTTATTTGTTGTTATATTCAATCCAGGCTTTGCTTCGACCATAACCGACAAACCTTTGAATGAGTTTTTTGAAAAGTTTATCCCAATGGATGAGTTTTTCAACAGTAAAACAAATCTAACTATGCTTCAGCAGCTTAAAGGTCAGAATTCTCATGATAAAATGGTTGAAGTGATAGAACGTTTTCTAGTTAATAAGATAGCTTCTAATAATTTAGATAGTATTATATACGATTCTATTTCAGAAATAAAAAAAAAGAGAGGAATCATTTCTATCAAAGAACTGGTCAATAAACTCCCCATCAGTAGAGATACCTTTGAAAAGCGATTTAGGCATTTAGTCGGGACCACTCCAAAGAAATATGCAAGCATTGTAAGATTTAGAAACTTATTTGAAAATCCAGTTGAAAATAGTCGTTTAACGGACATTGCATTAGATGCAGGGTACTATGATCAATCACATTTTATAAAAGATTTCAAGTCTTGTACCGGAAAACTTCCTTCAGATTGTTTTTAA